The following is a genomic window from Chryseobacterium ginsenosidimutans.
TAATCAGGAAATCCCGCTCTGATTAGTCTGTTACGCTTGTGATCGATACTTTTGAATTGATCTTCTTCTGCTTTAATATGCTCCCATTCTGTCGGCACCAAAAGCTGTTCGCGAAACGCATACAGCCATGCAATATGACGGCAGACAATCTTTCTTCTTCGTTCTTCAAAATCAAACAGACCGACTTCTTCATTTTCAGTATCAAAAGCATAGATCATTGACGCAAAAGATCGGCTGGAATTCACAATTCCGCCCCATATTTTTCTGGCTTCCCAAAGCCTGTCATACGCCTGATTATTTTTAAAACCAACAAGGAAAGCTTCCGCAGTACCAATTAATGCCACCGGAACCCACGGAATAATCATCCATTGCCACTCAAGGAAATAGAAAACCAAAGCAATAAGCGTACACCAAATGGATATGATGATGAGATGAATGCCTGATAAATTCAGTATTTGTCTGTAGTTGATGTATCTTGTTGTAATCATGAATTGTATAAACTATTAAGTCAGCGAAAGAGTAAGCAAAACAAATACCACAAAAAATTAATTAATCTTATTGCGATAAACAATTAAATATAGTGAAATATGTGCACAAAAAAACCTCTAAAATTTAGAGGTTATTATTTTTATCTGAATTAATATTTCAGCATTTCTTCAATTTTCGCACTTAACTTTTCTGCGTTTGGCAGCATTTCTTTTTCCAGCACTAAGTTGATCGGAACAGCCGGAGTATCCAGAGATCCCATTGTTTCAACAGGAGCATCAAGATATTTAAAGCAATTCTTAGAAATTCTGTGTGCAAAGGCTTCTGCAAAAGAGTTATTCAATTGCTCTTCTGTTAAAACAATACATTTTCCGTGCGTTTTTACTCTTTCGAAAACCAATTCTTCATCAAGGGGAATTAATGTTCGTAAGTCGATTACTTCAACTCTTCCGGTAAAGTTTTTCGCCGCTTCTTTTGCCCAGTAAATGCCCATTCCGTAAGTTACGACCAATAAAGTTCTGCCTTTTTCGGTTTCTTCTTTATTCGCTTCGATAATTACTTTTCCTTTTCCAAATGGTAAAATGTAATCTTCTGCAGGTTCGATCGTTTTTGCGTCTTCCGTTCCCGGAACTTTGCTCCAGTATAAACCTTTATGCTCTAACATCACCACTGGATTCGGGTCGTAATACGCTGCTTTTAATAATCCTTTAAAATCGGCTGCATTACTTGGATAAGCGATTTTTATCCCTTTAATATTGGCTAAAATACTTTCAACACTTCCGCTGTGGTAAGGTCCGCCGCCGCCGTAAGCTCCGATCGGAACTCTGATAATATTACTTACAGGGAATTTACCCTGGGTTAAATAACTTGATTTTGAAATTTCCGTAATCAACTGATTGATTCCCGGATAGATATAGTCTGCAAACTGAACCTCAACAATCGGTTTTAAACCAACGGCACTCATACCTGTTGTGGAACCGATAATATACGCTTCCTGAATGGCTGTATTAAACACTCTTTTGCTTCCGAATTTCTTTCCTAACGTTACTGTTTCACGGAAAACGCCACCAATTCTTTCACCAACGTCTTGCCCGTACAATAAAGCTTCAGGGTGTTTCCACATAATCTCCTGAATGGCGTGAATGGCTGCATCAACCATTACTATTTTTTCACCGCCTTCAGGTTCACGGGTTCCAACTTCTTCCGTAATCGGAGTTGGAGCAAAAATATGTTGCATTACCGTTTCAGGCTTCGGATCTTCGGCCTTTTGAGCTCTTTCGAAAGCTTCTTCAGCTTCCAGACGGGCTTTTTTAGTGATCTGTTTTAATAATTCTTCATCAACACCAGCATCAATTAATTGATTTCTAAGGATTTCTCCCGGATCTTTAGATCTGTGTTTTGTTAAATCTTCTTCATCTCTGTAAAATTCTCTTCTTACTCCAGAAGTATGGTGACCAATCAACACTGTTTTTGCACAAACAACTAAAGGTTTTCTTTCGGTTCGCACAAAATCAACTGCTTTTTTCATGACTTCGAAACTTTCAATGAAATCTGTTCCGTCTACTCTCATTCTGCTTAATCCTACAAATCCTGCTACAAAATCGTAGGCATCGCATGTTCTTGCTTCATCTTTCGTCACAGAAATTCCCCATTCATTATCCTGAACCAGGAAAATGATCGGAAGCTGATGCAACGCTGAAAATTGTAGTGCTTCACTCACTTCTCCTTCCGTTACAGAATTGTCTCCAAGGCTACAAATTACAACCGGATTGTTTTCAAATTCCTGTAAATTAAAATCCTGAATATATTTAATTCCTTGTGCAACTCCAGCCGTCGGAATAGTCTGCATTCCTGTTGCTGAACTTTGATGAATGATTTTCGGTTTGTCTTCATCTCTGCTCGAAGGGTGAGAATAATAAGATCTGCCTCCTGAAAAAGGATCATCTGCTTTTGCCAATAACTGCAGCATCAATTGGTAAGGTTCGAAACCGATTCCCAACAGGATACTTTCGTCTCTGTAATAAGGAGAAACCCAGTCTTCTTTTTTTAACTGATAAGCGGTTGCCAACTGAATCGCTTCATGACCTCTTGATGTACTATGAACGTATTTACAAACATTCCTGTTTTCTTCGTAAATGTCTGCCATCGCTTTTGCAAGCATCATGTGGTTATAAGCCTTAAGCAAAATATCTTGAGAAACTTTTTCGTGAAGTGTATTTTCCATAGAAAGCAAAGATAAACAAAAAATCAAAATACTAACAATTGTTAGTGTTTTAGGGTAGTTTGTTGATTTCATTAAGTTTGAATGAAGAACTTCCTGTAATTGTAATTTGTATCTGTTCTAAAATATATATCGTGATTCGCAGAGATTTATAAAACTAATTTTAAAAGACAAAAAATTGAAGTAACTTTACATTCTCTTTTAATTAAAAGCTGAAAAAGTTACATGTATTTAGTTTTTGACACAGAAACCACAGGTTTACCAAAGAATTTCAACGCTCCGCTTTCAGACTCAGACAACTGGCCAAGAATGGTACAGATTGCGTGGCAGTTGCACGATGACGACGGAACTTTAATAGAAAATCAGGATTATATTATAAAGCCGGAAGGGTATGATATTCCCTTTAATGCTGCGAGAATTCACGGAATTACAACAAAAATTGCGAATGATGAAGGTCGTGATTTGGAGGAAATTTTAAATGAATTTGCTAAAGTCTTAGATAGGGTACGAGTTGTTTCCGGGCACAATGTTGAATTTGATTATAACATTGTCGGGGCAGAATTTTACCGAAAAAACATAAAAGACAATCTTCAGGAAAAGCCAAAAGCCGATACCATGATTCTGGGTACGGATTATTGTCAGCTTGGAGGCGGACGAGGCGGAAGATACAAATCTCCGAAACTAGAAGAATTATACGAAAAATTATACGGTCACAAGTTTGATGAAGCGCATAATGCCGCCGCCGACGTAAATGCAACGGCTCAGGTTTTCTTCGAAATGATGAGAATCGGGATTATTCCTGCTGAGCTATTGAAAACATCGGAAGATCAGCTTGCGTATTTTAAAACGCTACATCCGGATCCGATAAAACCTTTCAATATTGTTATCAGAAGGCAGGTTGCTGACTTTAACAATAAGAAAAAGCAAGCCGATGTCGGAAGTATTGATGATATTGATCTTGGAAGATATTTCAATTTCGATAATCACAGTGTTTTTTCAACGTTGAGCGCGACTTCAAGCATCAACGATCTGATTAAAAAAGCGACAGATGATAATTTCCCGGCCGTCGGAATGGTGGATTTGGGAAATATGATGGGTGCTTTTAAGTTTGTTTCTGCGGTTGAAGGTGCAAATGGGGACCGAGCGAAAAAACATAAAGAGTATTTATCGAAAAAGCAGGAAGCCGAAGAAAACGGAACCGAATTTAATGAAGAAGAACCGGTTTCTGAGCCTTTGATTCCTGTAGTTGGTTGTGAATTTTATATTTCAGACCGATACGAACAGAAACAGTTTACCAAAGATGACCCCGACAGAAGAACACAGGTTGTTTTGTTAGCGAAAGATTTTAACGGATACAAAAATTTA
Proteins encoded in this region:
- a CDS encoding alpha-ketoacid dehydrogenase subunit alpha/beta, coding for MENTLHEKVSQDILLKAYNHMMLAKAMADIYEENRNVCKYVHSTSRGHEAIQLATAYQLKKEDWVSPYYRDESILLGIGFEPYQLMLQLLAKADDPFSGGRSYYSHPSSRDEDKPKIIHQSSATGMQTIPTAGVAQGIKYIQDFNLQEFENNPVVICSLGDNSVTEGEVSEALQFSALHQLPIIFLVQDNEWGISVTKDEARTCDAYDFVAGFVGLSRMRVDGTDFIESFEVMKKAVDFVRTERKPLVVCAKTVLIGHHTSGVRREFYRDEEDLTKHRSKDPGEILRNQLIDAGVDEELLKQITKKARLEAEEAFERAQKAEDPKPETVMQHIFAPTPITEEVGTREPEGGEKIVMVDAAIHAIQEIMWKHPEALLYGQDVGERIGGVFRETVTLGKKFGSKRVFNTAIQEAYIIGSTTGMSAVGLKPIVEVQFADYIYPGINQLITEISKSSYLTQGKFPVSNIIRVPIGAYGGGGPYHSGSVESILANIKGIKIAYPSNAADFKGLLKAAYYDPNPVVMLEHKGLYWSKVPGTEDAKTIEPAEDYILPFGKGKVIIEANKEETEKGRTLLVVTYGMGIYWAKEAAKNFTGRVEVIDLRTLIPLDEELVFERVKTHGKCIVLTEEQLNNSFAEAFAHRISKNCFKYLDAPVETMGSLDTPAVPINLVLEKEMLPNAEKLSAKIEEMLKY